In Chitinivibrionales bacterium, the sequence AATCACTTGTACTGAGTGCATCGGTAATGAAGATTTTCGGCAACGATATGCAAAGCGAAAATTTCGATCGGAAACAGTTCTGGCGCCATTCAATTGTCTGCGCTCTTGCGGCGCGCACGATTGTACGGAGTTTCATGAATATCCGCATGATGGACCCTGAAAGCGCTTTTTGTGCCGGAATTCTCCACGACATAGGAAAGCTTGTCTTTGATCAGTATCTTCACGACGATTATCATGCTGCATGCCGGTACGCCGCAGAGAATAATGTTTCGCTGCTCGATGCCGAATCCCAGGTTCTGGGTATCACCCATGCCGAGCTTGGCAGGATGCTGGCCGATAAATGGGCTCTTCCTATCGAACTTGAAGCATCCATCGTTTCTCATCATGCACCCGATACCGCCGGAAAGATTATCGACCTTGTGACAGTTGTTCATGTGGCCGATATAATTACACACCATCTGAATGTCGATCTGTGGGAAGGGGAAACTGGCCCCCGGGAATGGGCACGGAGTCGTACACTTTTAAAAATGGATGATGCTATCTATCGCCGTATTGTCGAAACGGTGGAGAATGAAATAGATAAATCAAATGAATTCTTTTCCATAGTCAATTCGGGAGATTGATTGACATGGAAGAATTTGCTCTCCTTTTTGACCGTCTTCAGAACCTCCCGTCACCATCACCGGTACTCCAGAGGATCCGGACAATTATTACAAATCCCGAGTCTTCAGCGCAGGACCTTGTCGATGCGCTCAAACTGGATCCGGCTATGGCAGGGAAAGTACTGAAACTGGCAAATTCAGCCTATATCGGAATACCCAGAACCGTGTCATCATTACAAAATGCTGTCGTGCTCCTCGGGCAGAAACGACTGTATTCCCTTGTTATGGGGGCATCGGTGCTCTCGAACCTGAGAGTAAATACATTCCCTTCATTTTTCAACATAAAAAACTACTGGCGCCATTCAATTACTACCGCAGTTATTGCAGAATCGATCGCAAAACATCTCAACCGATATGATGATGTTTTTGACAGTGATGAAGTGTTTACTATTGGTATTTTGCATGATATCGGTAAGCTTGTTTTGTGCGGGTATGATCCGGAGCGGGTGAATGAAGCTCTCAGCCACAGTAAGTCGGTGAATAAACCTTTTTATTTATCCGAAGAGCCTCAATGTTCACATATGAAAATCGGAGCAGCACTCGCTTATCACTGGAATTTCCCCGATGTTCTTGCAGATGCAATAGAGTACCATCACACCCCCTTAAAGAGCGAAAAAGAGCATTCCTCGCTTTCGATAGTCCACACTGC encodes:
- a CDS encoding HDOD domain-containing protein; protein product: MEEFALLFDRLQNLPSPSPVLQRIRTIITNPESSAQDLVDALKLDPAMAGKVLKLANSAYIGIPRTVSSLQNAVVLLGQKRLYSLVMGASVLSNLRVNTFPSFFNIKNYWRHSITTAVIAESIAKHLNRYDDVFDSDEVFTIGILHDIGKLVLCGYDPERVNEALSHSKSVNKPFYLSEEPQCSHMKIGAALAYHWNFPDVLADAIEYHHTPLKSEKEHSSLSIVHTANCIAHVAGFPTFEGEIDPPFDDAAVAAVRLSPERLRVITENTLNYEKKTESLLDFMT
- a CDS encoding HDOD domain-containing protein, which codes for MYVFQTGRFPKTAGRLLQSTTIIPIREYVSAKYAQMIPEKFYRKRIVMGDVTQSERYNRVVENIDQLPSLPAVVTRLIEIVNSPDTSADDAAGLIEKDPALTSKMLRLANSAFYGIPRTISSVSSAVVILGFNTIKSLVLSASVMKIFGNDMQSENFDRKQFWRHSIVCALAARTIVRSFMNIRMMDPESAFCAGILHDIGKLVFDQYLHDDYHAACRYAAENNVSLLDAESQVLGITHAELGRMLADKWALPIELEASIVSHHAPDTAGKIIDLVTVVHVADIITHHLNVDLWEGETGPREWARSRTLLKMDDAIYRRIVETVENEIDKSNEFFSIVNSGD